The DNA window TATGCCGAACTCgtatgtaaaagaaattgtaaggCTACACGGAGTCCCAAAGACCATTGTATCCGATAGAGGTTCGTTTTTACTTCTAAGTTTTGGGAAAGTGTGCAAAGTGCTTTGGGCACAAAGCGAAGTTGAGTACAGCATTCCACCCTCAAACTGATGGACAATCAGAACGAACTATTCAAAtactagaagacatgctacgagcTTGTGCGTTGGATTTCCCAAGTAACTGGAGCAACTATTTGCCACTaatggagttctcgtacaacaatagctatcaatctacaatagggatggcaccctatgaaatgTTGTATGGGAGGAAGTGTCGATCACCACTACACTGGGATGAGGTTGGCGAAAAGCGATACTTAGGCCCAGACCTAGTAAGAGAGGCCACTGAAGCGGTAAAAAAGATTCGAAATAGAATGGTAACTGCACAAAGCCGCCAGAAAAGTTATGCCGACGCAAAGAGACGGAATGTGGAATTTGCAGTGGGTGATAAAGTGTTCCTTCGAGTGTCACCTATGAAAGGGGTTATGCGTTTTGGAAAGCGAGGAAAGCTAAGTCCAAGATTTATAGGTCCTTTTGAGATATTGGACGAGTGGGACGGGTAGCTTATCGATCGGCATTGCCACCGCATTAGCCGAGACGCATAATGTGTTCCATATTTCTATGCTACGAAAATACGTGTCGGATCCATCACACGTGCTGAACTATGAAAGAATGGAGCTAAAGCAGGACTTGAGTTATGAAGTGCGACCAGTTCGCATTATAGAGAGAGGAACGAAGGAGTTAAGGTCCAAAAGTATTCCTCTAGTAAAAGTTCTGTGGAGCAACCGTTCAGAAAGGGAGGCAACGTGGGAAATGGAGGGAGACATGAAAGAACAGTACCCCGAACTTTTTGGTAAGtctaatttcgaggacgaaatttcctttaaggagggtagaatgtaatatccagtttatttttattattattattattatcattattattattattattattattggtgttgttgttgttgttgttgttgttgtgcgtgtgtgattaaaaaaaaaaatgatgatatatatatatatattaaatagtgagataaataaatagtgaagcattagattagttagttagtttaaaatttaaaatttaaatttaaatcagcataattttatctgattagttagatatttatttttaaatttaaacctattatacgatatgttatatacgtatatactctataaccctagcagccagatagtatcgtattcccttattctcaccatctctcaatttctttttttattttattctctctattgaaccaaatcaattgttttaatcttaagagcttCGGGGTTAGCAATCAACCGATCATCGTTCCGTGTCTTCAAAATCTTCAGGTAAAATTCGTACTTGTTGGGCATAGGGGGTACTCCTCTAGGtaccgttttaaagataaattaatgatctatattttctatgaagaaactctttcctaattctgaatatttcgatgtcaaaaaattcatgttttacagaCTGTCGATttacagttttttttaaaatttcttttcgatattgccttagtaaaagtgtcatatctctctcgatatctattattttcaagcgattcttgtactgttagaaagataattcaataatccatattttctttgaagaaacctttccctagttcggagttcttaccagtcaaaagttaggatctttactcggttatggtatttcgttttaagtttcgtttcagaaaaagtgtcttcagtaaaaattcaatatctctctcaatttcgatccattttaaaagatctttatctcgttttaaagcttaggaaaatagctacattttttatgaagaaagtattgtctagatcagggtgtaactatttttaaaacatttatttttaggctgtattcagaaatcggcgtgatccaggattttaaagaaactgttttgagaaaacatgcataactcctagattatagctccgattttgatgatctttataccgttagaaaggtctttcaattaactaaaaactttgtgaacagtaggacttctaattcaaacgttttataTGTCAAATTCTAGGTTAAACTTGCTGTACagtaagagtaataaatatattgagtttatcggtggactaagggtttcactaattgttatagggcctagaaggtatcgtaagagttaattacagcggagttgaggtaaggaaaaataattatactttatacttgctttttatatggtttgagtatctagtatgactgcttgaataaattgtattgaaactgtggaatgtgatagtttcggtgaaatagtgttttatcgatgaattgtatatggttgtttaatcatgttccaggtacttggaagtggttggaaaccacacatgtatggtgatgtggtaagtgaggcagtgtacgtaagggtgcactggttattggtactgcgttctggttaagaacgtaagacactccagatttgtatggaagctggagtgtgattgtgagtgtgagtgtgtggtatttcagtatttgtgtggctgcctctatttatacttatgattaggttgttgtatgtttgatgtatatgtttgtgctatgatgtgtgaatgctggtacatagtattgtgtttttccttactgggctttgcagctcaccccttatttaccccctatgtgcagataagtaagcctgtaagctttcggtgacaagttgagtctgggcagcatggggtgtatctcgtgtgatcatgtaactgcgtgtggtcttggccatcttccgctgaaagtttttttttaatttattaaacttatcgaggatgttgtcgtttaaattttctattacttttccctaagtggtaatactttattttcaactgggtacccatgttttgaaaagtgttttttttttttaaataaaggcaacattagtatcttaacgccagtttatttatggcatcttattttacgtaagtaagggcgttacaGAGCCCTTATTGCTGGTAGAACTTGGGATCTCCAGAAAAAGTAGTTGTTTCGATCTAGACGCAGAGGTGGCAAAAACATGGTTGTTGGTACAGCAAATTTGTTGTTGTTCGAACCTCCTGGTGGTGCCACCATGGATGAACCTTTGGCTCTTGATACCAAGTTGAATATTATAGCAGTAGTAGGAAAGATAGAGAAAACGAAAGAGAGTGAAAAGAATCTTGTGTTTCATTACTTGAATTGAATGAATAACAGTACACTATATATAGTCCAATAACAGAGTAGAGAGAATACAGAACTAATAACAGAAATAACTGAAATTATAACAACCTGCAACTAACTCTAACAGACTTAGTTAAACTAATCTTGACTATCCTCTTATGCTTACAACTCTTTTAAGAAAGCTATTTTGTAAGGTGCAAGACATTATTAGTGAAAAGTGAGTTTTCTTTATTGTGACCTTGTATTCCATCATTGTGAACATCAATAAAGTTTGGTCAAAAAGCATTATTGATTAGTCACTACAAAATGGGTGGTGAACCACACTCGTGTCAATTTCTTTAATCTTCATTCTattgcattttctggttttgtccATTACTTGATGACATGTTTTATTACTTCAGTTCGTGTTATTTTGGAATTTTGGTAAATGTTAATTCACCACATATTTAAACACACCAAGATTCACCTATAATTCTATTAACACAGgaataaagtaataaaaaacttagcatatataataaaagaaaaattggacagaagaaaattattatacttatataaaTCACAACAAAGCTTCCGTATATATGAAAACAAAGTTTACACACACTAATATGACTCAATAGATAGAGAACAAAGTTTGCGTACACACACTACACTTGAGTACACATACACTCAAGTGAGCCATTATTCCTTATTTCCCTTATATATTAGTAATGATATGACATAGCATTACTAATATGATAGAGATTATtatgagatttatatatatatatattcaataatGAAAAGGTCGACCAAATATTATATGATCGTGTACATATAGGAACACGTACTACAaggcatgcatgcatgcatgcaatATTAATTCATCAACAACGTCTATCTCGAATGCAAAGATGGCCAGTCAAATGCCAACTTTCACCTTTAACATCAAGACCCAATGGTTTTGCAATTAGGGGACGTATTATAGGACATAATGAGGGTTGTCTACCCTTTGAGTGTTCCCCGTATTGCTCTACATATTTCTTCCATGACTCATTGGGATCACCTATTGAGAACTTCGTCCAACTAGCGGCGCCATTCTCAAACCTACTATGCGTAACACGAACAAAGATCACATCATCTCTATTCTTCTCATCATTGTTGTTTAGGATATCATCAATCTCGACGATGAATATGTCTCCATAAGGTCTAACAGAATGCGTAAAAAGAGGCAATGAGATGGGATCAATAGATACCGCAGCAAGATCTGCAGTTACAACAATTCTTTTTCCATCAGGACTGAAAAAGGGATGGTTTACATGACCCGCGAAATCATCACCACTTCCTAACACTTTTATCACAACGCGAGTATTCGCGTTCACTAAGTACACTGCAAAATATCCTGGGTCAAGACCATTATCACTCGGAGGAGCATTACTTGGCTTGTCGCGAGTTGAGGAGAAAACGATCCAATCTCCACTCGGAGACCACTGACAATGTGTGTCAGTCCAAGCCCCATTCGTTAGTCTTGTTACTTTGCCATTATTGAACTCCCCAACCTGGGAATTCTCCATTATGTATAGATTTTTGTATCCATCTTCTCCACCATCTCTTGCTGATCGAAAAACAAATCTTTTTCctaatcaaaataacaacattgctattagttattttttttatataatttattaaattaaaatacgtGAAACCTAATATTAAAATGCATCAATAACGATTTATAAAAATGTTAGTCAAATTTATACCATCTGGACTAGGTGATGGAAATGCATTGTTGTATCCATTTGTGAGTTGGATAATGTCTTTAGATTGGAAATGATGATGATGCCTAATATTGGGCAATCGACAAATATCCAATTCATGGTTTACATTAAATGCTGGTCCCTTGCATACAAACAACTCATCTCTTCCATCGATTTGGTTCCAAACTGGTCCAAACACATTGTCTGGGCCTTCGGTCTACAAGGGTTATAGTTCATGAGGATAAATCTTATttattatatcatatatatgtatgtatgattATGTTTATGATATGTACCTGGTAAACCATATACAATCCATCTTTGTCAGCTACCCAAACTCTCATGAACTCATTGTCAACAAATGCAAGCCTCGAGCCATCTCTCGAAAATGAAGGAAATACTCCTTGAACCCTAAACAAGTCTACGTTTGGAGGTGGACAGTCAAGCTGGATAATTTTTCTTTCCATACTATTATAATCAGGAACCTGTAACAAATAGTAAGactcaatattaaattacactattaataacatatataatctATATTTATTGTGTTGGATATCTTTAAGTTAACTTATGGGCATTAATTGCTATGGGACAAAAGACATCGAGAATTGCTAAAAAAATACGACTGGTGCCTAGCATTCTCCTCAGTGTTATACCACTATTGttgtaattaagtatcagatctcatataacttaacaaaataatttttaaaaaatattgctaaCTAATCGTGCGGTGCTACCTATAGAAGCTGCTGGACACCACTGAtgcccaatagcaatgctccTAAGATGCCTGGCACCTAGGGCCGGTCCTGAGTTAAAATAggtcatagaaaaaaaaaatttggcccttactataaagattatgaatggtatttttaaaaattattaaaaaaatatgtatacttttaaaaaaaaagtatttgggCCCTTAAAATGGGTGAGCCCTAGTCGCGGGCCTAGCTTACTTATGCCTAAGGCTGACCTTACTAGCACCACTATGAGGTGCTGCCCTATAATTAGTTAAcgattttctataatttttattaagataaaataaataggACCCCGATATTAAGTTACACCAGTAGTGATATTACACCTCAAAAGATGTAAGGCATTTaagtgccctttagcatttctcgttctttgtttttttggtgTGTAATTAATAAGCAAACCAAGGCAACAATAATTAAAAGTCAAGAAAAGTTTTGAGTTATGTACGTACATTAAGATTGTCGCTCTTGCAACGATGGTAACCAATAGCAATTTTATTGGGATCTCCCCCCTCATCCACGATCACAAAAGGGTTAAAGTGGTCGGCCTTTGGTCTAGTTCTTTGAGTTATTTTTATGGGATCTCGATTCAAAGTAGCTGGATAATGAAAAACCTCAATGTGTCGATATTGTTCAAACGAACGAGCAGTATCAT is part of the Cannabis sativa cultivar Pink pepper isolate KNU-18-1 chromosome 5, ASM2916894v1, whole genome shotgun sequence genome and encodes:
- the LOC115715839 gene encoding uncharacterized protein LOC115715839; this translates as MENEKSSIAFFTTYRPPVPLDIYSQYISNKNPHEVHMTDGVSYNYNGRPIPSNALQTIHKRLSGDSENDVDISSGLVYVSERKGNLETLYIALHYNNSDYPEVETIDFAHEFGTFDGIRMEDSGCIAGDYLVYVTTKDNPHKRRFPWTSVYKTNLKTSETQRLTPQGKADLSPSVSPSGKKIAVASFKEQGWEGEIEDLKTDIYVFNVDGPDLDRKMVIKNGGWPTWGSENILFFHRKVGNYWGVFRADISNGFTSDTPRVTPEGFHAMTPAAIDETTVAVATIRKESKFDDTARSFEQYRHIEVFHYPATLNRDPIKITQRTRPKADHFNPFVIVDEGGDPNKIAIGYHRCKSDNLNVPDYNSMERKIIQLDCPPPNVDLFRVQGVFPSFSRDGSRLAFVDNEFMRVWVADKDGLYMVYQTEGPDNVFGPVWNQIDGRDELFVCKGPAFNVNHELDICRLPNIRHHHHFQSKDIIQLTNGYNNAFPSPSPDGKRFVFRSARDGGEDGYKNLYIMENSQVGEFNNGKVTRLTNGAWTDTHCQWSPSGDWIVFSSTRDKPSNAPPSDNGLDPGYFAVYLVNANTRVVIKVLGSGDDFAGHVNHPFFSPDGKRIVVTADLAAVSIDPISLPLFTHSVRPYGDIFIVEIDDILNNNDEKNRDDVIFVRVTHSRFENGAASWTKFSIGDPNESWKKYVEQYGEHSKGRQPSLCPIIRPLIAKPLGLDVKGESWHLTGHLCIRDRRC